GGGATATGGCTTTTCGCGACGTGCCTCGCGCAGGTCGTTGATGACCGGCAGCAGAAGTTCAGGGTGGTCCTGCCGTTGCTGGTGGTAATACTCGACGTATCGCCGAAGGATAAAGAGCGCACTGTTGAGGGTGGTAAGCAGGATATTCTTGTCATCGTTGGCGCCAACGGGCACGTCATTCGCCATGGTGACGGCTTCCTGGCAAAGCAGCGTACCGCCGCGCAGCTCCACCAGAATGAAGATGCCCCGTAGCTGATTGATGAAGTCCACGCAGTTCTGGAGATCCTCTCCCCGTTCGCGGTTCTCCTGGAAGCGTTCAAGGCTGGATTCTGCCTGCTTGATGGTCTGCTCGATTTCACTTTTGACCAGGTCAAACGACTGCGATTTCGTCGCGAGAGACGACTGAACCATACACGCTTCCCGTTAGCTTTGCGGAGACTACCGCATCCTCTTTGGTGGACGACGGCCCGGTAAAAACGGACCCGGCCTTATTGTTCTGGGCCGGGCACCCTCGTCCGGCCAAAGTGTTCGCAAAAAACTGGCGAACTTATCATTACTTATAACATAAAACTCAAGTAGCTCAAGAAAGGCGGAGTGTAACATTTGGTACAGGCCAAACCAGTTCTCATTCCGCATTCTGCAGTTTGCGCCATATCGACTCGCCGGCCTGTTTCTCAAGCACGGCCATGAATTCCTCGTGGGCAGCATTTTCCTCTTCCGAGGCGCGGACGACGGCGAGGGCCGCCCGTTCTCCGGAAAGCCGACGAATGCCCCCGGCCCCTCCTGCGCTGTCAGACCCGGCATCCAGCGACAATGCTGTCTGGCCACCGGTCAGCAACAGATAGACATCGGCGAGTATCTCCGCATCAAGAAGAGCGCCATGCAGCTCACGGTTGCTGTTATCGACGCCGTAGCGCTTGCACAGGGCATCGAGGCTGTTCTTCTGGCCCGGGTGGCGGGCGCGTGCGATGGCCAGCGAATCCACAATGCCACAGTGATCAGCCGTTTTCCGAACGGGCTTCAGGCGGGCGAATTCGGCATCCATGAAGCCCACGTCAAAGGCAGCGTTGTGGATGACCAGTTCCGCGCCCTTGATGAACTCGAAGAACTCCTCGGCAATCTCGGCAAACCTCGGCTTGTCGGCCAGAAACTCGTTAGTGATGCCGTGCACCGTAATGGCCTCGGCTTCCACCTCACGATCGGGATTGATGTATACGTGGTAGTTCCGGCCGGTGAGCTGACGCTCCATCAGTTCAACACAACCAATCTCAATGATCCTGTGGCCTTCGGCCGGATCAATGCCGGTAGTTTCGGTATCGAGTACGATCTGTCTCATGGCCTGCGTCCGATTGTCTGTAAGTGCGGGAAGATGTCAGGCGTTGGTGAGCTCGTCAACGCCCCGGTTGGCGAGCTCGTCGGCCAGTTCGTTATCGGGAATACCCGAGTGGCCCTTCACCCAATGCCAGTTAATCTGATGCCGGGCCACGGCGGAATCCAGTTCGCGCCAGAGGTCTTCATTCTTGACCGGCTTTTTGGCCGAGGTTTTCCAGCCGTTGCGCTTCCATCCGGCCAGCCATTCCGTGATGCCCTTTCGCACGTACTGCGAATCTGTGTACAGCTCCACCTCACACGGACGCTTCAGGGCGCCCAGCCCCCGGATGGCCGCCATCAGCTCCATGCGATTGTTGGTGGTATTTGCCTCACCGCCATGCAGGGTTTTCCGGGCGTCCCCGTAACGAAGCACCACGCCCCATCCGCCCGGGCCCGGATTGCCCTTGCAGGCGCCATCGGTATACAGCGTTACCTTGCCGGCCATTGCTACTCCTGTTCTGTAAACACGATCCGTTACTCGGCCGGCCGGGCGGGTAGCTCTTCGCGGCTGCAGCCACGGGAGGCCCCGACGGTACCAGTGCCCGGTAACGCGATAACCTTGCTTTTGCGCCACACCGGGCGCCTTGGCAACCGTGCATGTACGCGTTTTTTGGCAAGGATACAGTAATAGGCGCCCACTGGCAGGAACCGATTTCCCGAAATCCAGCGTTCCAATCGTGACCGAGCCTTGCGACCACTGCGCTGCAGGGGCCAGCGACAGAAACGGGTGACAGAAGTCTCGACATTGAAACCCAGCAGATTAAGCCAGTCTTCCATGCGCCCACGAAGCAGAAAGCGCCCACCCCAGGGACCTTCCTCGCTCCTTGTAATCAGCTTTCGGGCACCCCAGACGCTGAGCGGGTTGAAACCAATCAGCACGATGGTCCCTTCGCCCCGCAAGAGCCGGGCTGCCTCGCGCAGAACCTGATGCGGGTAAGGCGAGAAATCCGCAGTGTGATGCAGCAACACGAGGTCCATGGAATCGCCCGGGAAGGCAAGCTCGTCAGCATCGCAAACCGTCACCCCATCCGGGATCTGCGGTGTCCATCGCGGCGTGGTCATAATTTTCTGGGAGAAGTCCGTGCCGGTGGCCAGCGGTAGCCGATGACTCACACCCACCTGCAGCTGCCGCGCCCCCGTCAGGCTCTGGAGCTGCATGTCCACGAACCGCCTCTGGTCCGCCAGCAACGCACGCCCAAGCGGCGTCTGGAACCATCGTTCAAAACTCTCATGTCTGCTGGCATAGGCGAAAGC
The nucleotide sequence above comes from Marinobacter gudaonensis. Encoded proteins:
- the dnaQ gene encoding DNA polymerase III subunit epsilon — translated: MRQIVLDTETTGIDPAEGHRIIEIGCVELMERQLTGRNYHVYINPDREVEAEAITVHGITNEFLADKPRFAEIAEEFFEFIKGAELVIHNAAFDVGFMDAEFARLKPVRKTADHCGIVDSLAIARARHPGQKNSLDALCKRYGVDNSNRELHGALLDAEILADVYLLLTGGQTALSLDAGSDSAGGAGGIRRLSGERAALAVVRASEEENAAHEEFMAVLEKQAGESIWRKLQNAE
- the rnhA gene encoding ribonuclease HI, with the translated sequence MAGKVTLYTDGACKGNPGPGGWGVVLRYGDARKTLHGGEANTTNNRMELMAAIRGLGALKRPCEVELYTDSQYVRKGITEWLAGWKRNGWKTSAKKPVKNEDLWRELDSAVARHQINWHWVKGHSGIPDNELADELANRGVDELTNA
- a CDS encoding class I SAM-dependent methyltransferase; its protein translation is MSESQAFAYASRHESFERWFQTPLGRALLADQRRFVDMQLQSLTGARQLQVGVSHRLPLATGTDFSQKIMTTPRWTPQIPDGVTVCDADELAFPGDSMDLVLLHHTADFSPYPHQVLREAARLLRGEGTIVLIGFNPLSVWGARKLITRSEEGPWGGRFLLRGRMEDWLNLLGFNVETSVTRFCRWPLQRSGRKARSRLERWISGNRFLPVGAYYCILAKKRVHARLPRRPVWRKSKVIALPGTGTVGASRGCSREELPARPAE